From Camelina sativa cultivar DH55 chromosome 7, Cs, whole genome shotgun sequence, one genomic window encodes:
- the LOC104702458 gene encoding SKP1-interacting partner 15 — translation MESSPVNRLPPDSLHQIFSSLPLRDIMICRSVCKFFNQILTSQCFIEIISTRPPLNLLALRPPHHHHSHRHSGVNGHAATSTRPYIHVYDPEQNQWFRFNLDFLPFRSPQPVASSSGLIYLWGDSIDLAESSKSLVACNPLTRQFKVLPQLGSAWSRHGTVLVDSVNRVMVLTELAALYYSGAVIANQWLKFSSNLPSKPRSPVLMSSSVFALCDVGSPWRSQWKLFSCKLTNLTVTHTNWVCLEKHEWGDIFDIIKRPRLLRGDGDSKLLMIGGLKSTFSLNPACSTILILRLDLESLEWEEAGRMPLEMYRGFQESSKFKVFGGGDRVYFSAKRMGKLAMWDCWEGWRWIEGVPGYADGLCRGFVFDAKLTLMP, via the coding sequence atggAATCGTCTCCGGTTAACCGTCTTCCACCGGATTCTCTCCACcagatcttctcttctcttcctctccgTGATATCATGATCTGCAGATCCGTTTGTAAGTTCTTTAACCAGATTCTAACATCTCAGTGCTTCATTGAGATCATCTCGACTCGTCCGCCGTTGAATCTACTCGCTCTCCGTCCTCCTCACCACCACCACAGCCACCGTCACAGCGGCGTAAACGGACACGCGGCGACGAGTACGCGACCGTACATCCACGTATACGATCCGGAACAGAATCAATGGTTCAGATTCAATCTCGATTTCCTCCCTTTCCGATCTCCTCAGCCTGTAGCTTCTTCAAGCGGATTGATCTACCTTTGGGGTGACTCCATTGATTTAGCTGAGTCTAGCAAATCTCTCGTTGCTTGTAATCCGTTAACTCGTCAGTTCAAAGTTTTGCCTCAGCTTGGCTCAGCTTGGTCACGCCATGGTACTGTTCTTGTTGATTCTGTTAATCGAGTCATGGTGCTCACCGAGCTCGCTGCGTTGTATTACTCAGGTGCTGTGATTGCTAACCAATGGCTCAAGTTCTCATCTAACTTACCGTCCAAACCTAGATCCCCTGTTTTGATGTCTAGCTCTGTTTTCGCATTGTGCGACGTTGGATCACCATGGAGAAGCCAATGGAAGCTTTTCTCGTGTAAACTGACGAACCTAACAGTCACTCATACGAATTGGGTTTGCTTGGAGAAACATGAGTGGGGTGATATATTCGATATCATTAAACGACCGCGTTTGTTGCGCGGGGACGGTGACTCAAAGCTTCTGATGATTGGTGGTTTGAAATCGACGTTTTCGTTGAACCCGGCTTGTTCGACGATTCTGATACTTAGGCTGGATTTAGAGAGTTTGGAATGGGAAGAAGCTGGTAGGATGCCTTTAGAGATGTACCGTGGTTTTCAAGAATCGAGTAAGTTTAAAGTTTTTGGAGGTGGAGATAGGGTTTACTTCTCTGCTAAAAGGATGGGGAAGCTTGCTATGTGGGATTGTTGGGAAGGTTGGAGATGGATTGAGGGTGTACCTGGTTATGCTGATGGGTTGTGTCGAGGGTTTGTGTTTGATGCTAAGCTTACATTGATGCCATGA
- the LOC104702459 gene encoding extensin-3-like isoform X2: protein MGSPMASFLILAFSLAFVSQTTANYFYSSPPPPVKHYTPPVYKSPPPPVKHYSPPPVYKSPPPPKKDYEYKFPPPPVKHYSPPPVYKSPPPPKKDYEYKSPPPPVKHYSPPPVYKSPPPPKKDYEYKSPPPPVHYSPPPVVYHSSPPPKKHYEYKSPPPPVHYSPPPVYHSPPPPVHYSPPPVYHSPPPPVHHYSPPHQPYLYKSPPPPHY from the exons ATGGGGTCACCAATGGCCTCTTTTCTTATCTTAGCATTCTCCCTTGCTTTTGTATCTCAAACCACCGCAAATTACTTCTACTCTTCCCCTCCTCCACCAGTCAAACACTACACTCCTCCGGTTTACAAATCCCCTCCACCACCAGTTAAGCACTACTCTCCCCCTCCGGTCTACAAGTCTCCTCCCCCACCCAAGAAG GACTACGAGTACAAATTTCCCCCGCCACCAGTTAAGCACTACTCTCCCCCACCGGTCTACAAGTCTCCTCCCCCTCCCAAGAAGGATTACGAGTAcaaatctcctccaccaccagtGAAGCACTACTCTCCCCCTCCGGTCTACAAGTCTCCTCCCCCACCCAAGAAGGATTACGAGtacaaatctcccccaccaccGGTTCACTACTCTCCTCCTCCAGTAGTATACCACTCTTCACCGCCACCCAAGAAGCACTACGAATAcaaatctcctcctcctccggtcCATTACTCTCCCCCTCCGGTTTAccactctcctcctcctccggtcCATTACTCTCCCCCTCCGGTTTAccactctcctcctcctccagtaCATCACTACTCACCACCTCACCAACCCTACCTTTACAAATCGCCACCTCCTCCTCACTACTAG
- the LOC104702459 gene encoding extensin-3-like isoform X1: MGSPMASFLILAFSLAFVSQTTANYFYSSPPPPVKHYTPPVYKSPPPPVKHYSPPPVYKSPPPPKKDYEYKSPPPPVKHYSPPPVYKSPPPPKKDYEYKFPPPPVKHYSPPPVYKSPPPPKKDYEYKSPPPPVKHYSPPPVYKSPPPPKKDYEYKSPPPPVHYSPPPVVYHSSPPPKKHYEYKSPPPPVHYSPPPVYHSPPPPVHYSPPPVYHSPPPPVHHYSPPHQPYLYKSPPPPHY, encoded by the exons ATGGGGTCACCAATGGCCTCTTTTCTTATCTTAGCATTCTCCCTTGCTTTTGTATCTCAAACCACCGCAAATTACTTCTACTCTTCCCCTCCTCCACCAGTCAAACACTACACTCCTCCGGTTTACAAATCCCCTCCACCACCAGTTAAGCACTACTCTCCCCCTCCGGTCTACAAGTCTCCTCCCCCACCCAAGAAGGACTA TGAGtacaaatctcccccaccaccaGTTAAGCACTACTCTCCCCCTCCGgtctacaagtctcctcctccacccaAGAAGGACTACGAGTACAAATTTCCCCCGCCACCAGTTAAGCACTACTCTCCCCCACCGGTCTACAAGTCTCCTCCCCCTCCCAAGAAGGATTACGAGTAcaaatctcctccaccaccagtGAAGCACTACTCTCCCCCTCCGGTCTACAAGTCTCCTCCCCCACCCAAGAAGGATTACGAGtacaaatctcccccaccaccGGTTCACTACTCTCCTCCTCCAGTAGTATACCACTCTTCACCGCCACCCAAGAAGCACTACGAATAcaaatctcctcctcctccggtcCATTACTCTCCCCCTCCGGTTTAccactctcctcctcctccggtcCATTACTCTCCCCCTCCGGTTTAccactctcctcctcctccagtaCATCACTACTCACCACCTCACCAACCCTACCTTTACAAATCGCCACCTCCTCCTCACTACTAG